The Helianthus annuus cultivar XRQ/B chromosome 16, HanXRQr2.0-SUNRISE, whole genome shotgun sequence genome includes a window with the following:
- the LOC110919667 gene encoding pentatricopeptide repeat-containing protein At1g55890, mitochondrial, whose translation MSSAAYNRLRRIFNTTAAATTTTAAVNAAATNTTTRTIKEKSKKPNKNTTSRPKTQKLAFEPLPMSQLTDSLTNLKMFIDKFKKASNTGPFRYSYKYYEDVVNHLAHARQHYYIEQILEHQKRYKTDMTHEPFVARLISLYGKSRMYDHARKLFDEMPQLNCLRTVLSANALLTACVNSKRFNEIPELFREIREDLGIEPDDVSYNVVIKAFCDMDDTDSALKVIDEMEKKGCECNLYTYNTVLDALYRNGNILEADKQWEVMKSKNLEPDIRSYNAKVRGLVVDKRITEAVGLLDEMKSNGVNLDVYTYNGVINGFVKEDDLVEVKKWYAEMVENKIVPDSVTYRIIIAFACKKGDYKYGFDMSKEGLLQEDNVGRLNLQRVLDGLVKESAIDEAKELVKLVDESKFIYYKLKLAADL comes from the coding sequence ATGTCTTCCGCCGCTTACAACCGTCTCCGCCGCATCTTCAACACAACAGCCGCCGCCACCACGACCACCGCTGCCGTTAACGCCGCCGCCACAAACACCACCACGAGAACAATAAAAGAAAAGTCAAAAAAACCCAATAAAAACACCACTTCGCGACCCAAGACTCAAAAACTGGCATTTGAACCCTTACCCATGTCACAACTAACAGATTCATTAACAAACCTCAAAATGTTCATCGACAAATTCAAAAAAGCTTCAAACACAGGTCCTTTTCGTTACAGTTACAAGTACTACGAAGACGTTGTCAACCATCTTGCACACGCTAGACAGCACTACTACATCGAACAAATCCTCGAACACCAAAAAAGATACAAAACGGACATGACCCACGAGCCATTTGTTGCTAGATTAATCTCTTTGTATGGGAAATCTAGAATGTATGATCATGCACGCAAGTTGTTCGACGAAATGCCTCAGTTAAACTGCCTGCGTACTGTTTTATCCGCCAACGCCCTTCTTACAGCCTGTGTTAATTCCAAAAGGTTTAACGAGATTCCGGAGTTGTTTCGGGAGATTCGTGAGGATTTGGGGATCGAACCGGATGATGTGTCGTACAATGTTGTGATCAAGGCTTTTTGTGATATGGACGATACTGATTCGGCGTTGAAAGTGATCGATGAGATGGAGAAAAAGGGGTGCGAATGCAATTTGTATACTTACAATACGGTTCTTGACGCGCTATATAGGAATGGAAACATATTGGAAGCGGATAAACAATGGGAGGTGATGAAAAGCAAGAATCTTGAACCAGATATCAGAAGTTATAACGCGAAGGTGCGAGGATTGGTTGTGGATAAACGGATAACGGAAGCTGTTGGATTACTTGATGAGATGAAGAGTAATGGGGTGAACCTGGATGTGTATACTTACAATGGTGTGATCAATGGGTTTGTTAAGGAGGATGATTTGGTGGAGGTTAAGAAATGGTATGCAGAAATGGTGGAAAACAAGATTGTTCCTGATTCGGTGACGTATAGGATAATCATCGCGTTTGCGTGTAAAAAGGGTGATTATAAATATGGGTTTGATATGAGCAAGGAGGGTTTGCTGCAGGAGGATAATGTTGGTAGATTAAATTTGCAGAGAGTGTTGGATGGGTTAGTGAAGGAGTCTGCCATTGATGAAGCTAAGGAGCTTGTGAAACTTGTTGATGAAAGTAAATTCATATATTATAAACTTAAGTTGGCAGCTGATTTgtaa
- the LOC110915365 gene encoding DAG protein, chloroplastic has translation MATLNFSILSKTLTPKSPTPKPSSLITSNLPFTNSQSFKPILTRPVSNSNRVRTHQTRAAVDGDYSSRRSSSSEPRETIMLPGCDYNHWLIVMEFPKDPAPTREQMIDTYLNTLATVLGSMEEAKKNMYAFSTTTYTGFQCTVDEETSEKFKGLPGVLWVLPDSYIDVKNKDYGGDKYVNGEIIPCQYPTYQPKPKKQSKYESKRYVRQRDGPPAEQKRPKQEATSSE, from the exons ATGGCTACTCTCAATTTCTCCATCCTCTCTAAAACCCTAACCCCCAAATCCCCAACCCCAAAACCCTCTTCCTTAATAACCTCCAATCTCCCTTTTACCAACTCCCAATCCTTCAAACCCATTTTAACCCGACCCGTTTCCAATTCGAACCGGGTTCGGACCCACCAAACACGGGCTGCAGTCGATGGGGATTACTCGTCCAGAAGGAGCAGCAGTAGTGAGCCCAGAGAGACCATTATGTTACCCGGTTGTGATTATAATCATTGGTTGATTGTCATGGAGTTTCCTAAAGACCCGGCTCCGACCCGGGAACAGATGATTGATACTTATTTGAATACTCTTGCTACTGTTCTTGGAAg CATGGAAGAAGCAAAGAAGAACATGTATGCTTTTAGCACTACCACATACACAGGATTCCAGTGCACGGTAGATGAAGAAACATCTGAAAAATTCAAGG GATTACCTGGAGTGCTTTGGGTTCTGCCTGATTCTTACATAGACGTGAAGAACAAAGACTACGGAG GTGATAAGTATGTGAACGGGGAAATAATTCCTTGCCAGTATCCTACCTATCAACCAAAACCGAAAAAGCAATCTAAATACGAGAGTAAAAGGTATGTAAGACAGAGAGACGGGCCGCCTGCCGAGCAGAAAAGACCTAAACAAGAGGCCACTTCTTCTGAGTGA